In Halorussus sp. MSC15.2, a genomic segment contains:
- a CDS encoding non-histone chromosomal MC1 family protein, protein MVREDGKRNFALRESDGDESSVFSGNTPRQAALKAARRLDPASSEDAADRTELRLREKGTDKVHIYDGWAWNETAPDDKPDWMPNEITEANVSKQGIEHLDE, encoded by the coding sequence ATGGTACGTGAAGACGGTAAACGAAACTTCGCTCTTCGAGAATCGGACGGTGACGAGAGTAGTGTCTTCTCAGGAAACACTCCTCGGCAGGCCGCACTGAAAGCTGCGCGACGCCTCGACCCAGCATCGTCCGAAGATGCTGCCGACCGCACAGAACTACGACTCCGAGAGAAGGGCACCGACAAGGTCCACATCTACGATGGTTGGGCGTGGAACGAGACGGCACCCGACGACAAACCTGATTGGATGCCAAACGAGATAACCGAAGCTAACGTCTCGAAGCAGGGCATCGAACACCTCGATGAATAG